The Geothrix sp. DNA segment TGGTCAGGGCGCAGAGCCAGAGGGCCCGCCGGCGCCACTGGTCAGGATTCACGGATGGGGCTCGCGCACCTTGCGCGCCTTCACCAGCACGAGGGTGGAGCCTTCGGGCCGGCGCTCCATGTGAACCTCGTCCATCACCTGGCGCATGAAGAAGACGCCGCGGCCGCCGGGTTTGAGCAGGTTCTCCGGCAGGTTCGGGTCCGGCAGGGCCTCCAGGTCAACGCCCGGCCCCCGGTCCTCGATGCGGATCTCGAAGCGGTCCACCCGGGGCGTGAAGGTGACCTTCACGGGCTTGTCCTTCTGCAGCTTGTTCCCGTGGCGCATGGCGTTGGCGATGCCCTCCTGGATGGCCAGCCAGAGGCGCTCACCGTCCTCCTGGGTGAAGCTGAGGTGCTTGAGGAACTCCGCACCCACCACCTGGATCAGGTCAATGAAGCGCAGGTCTGTGTTGCACGTGAGGACGACGGGCAGAAGGGCGGGGTGGGCCATGGACGCGGATTCCCTTTCACAGACCAGAAGAGCCAAGCCCAAGGTACTTGGAATCCCGGCGATTGGGCAGGGGTTTTGCCAGAAGGGCCCGCCCCGGGGAGGGGGCGTGCGTGTCCTGGATCACAATTAAGAATAGTTGGTCTTAAATATGGAAAATCATGAAACACTGCTTTCCGGCGAGCAGATCCGCCCTGATGGAGGTTCCAATGAAGGCAAGGTGGTGGCTGGTATTGCTGGTGCTCCTGGCAGGCTTCGGCGTGCTGGGATTGGGTGGGCGGCAGATTGCCCAGAACGCACCGCCGATTCCGC contains these protein-coding regions:
- a CDS encoding ATP-binding protein, whose product is MAHPALLPVVLTCNTDLRFIDLIQVVGAEFLKHLSFTQEDGERLWLAIQEGIANAMRHGNKLQKDKPVKVTFTPRVDRFEIRIEDRGPGVDLEALPDPNLPENLLKPGGRGVFFMRQVMDEVHMERRPEGSTLVLVKARKVREPHP